The proteins below are encoded in one region of Ostrea edulis chromosome 3, xbOstEdul1.1, whole genome shotgun sequence:
- the LOC130053577 gene encoding ATP-dependent DNA helicase RecQ-like yields MACFLDIEGTGASTCPIGIHRDEKSDEDVDDADINDIIFSNVPIENVREGNNCYLYSHPETLIDKKEIGKMLRGRTMQKLVCAIAVDEVHMISEWGKEFRKSFSRLGQLTSIFPNIPHLALTATSTTADLKLLSKTLDFRETHYIIANPDHPNIFMEIRRRLPNIKKFEKYDALLGEISQEFEDKLQEFPVTIVYCDNLESVGYSYAYMHHTLGERAYCDKDNQTPENRMFSQYHKDYTSKMKSHVISELSKPNPRIRLIFATVALGMGLNVPAVNRIIHFRPPTTMEKYLQEIGRAGRSGQPATAIMFFNNNDITSNRKGLDPKMREFALNTSTCLRIQMLLYFGFKESLFNGQKELCCGNCRS; encoded by the exons ATGGCCTGCTTTCTTGATATTGAAGGGACTGGAGCCAGTACTTGCCCTATTGGTATCCACAG AGATGAAAAATCAGATGAAGATGTAGATGATGCTGACATTAATGACATTATATTTTCTAATGTCCCAATTGAAAATGTGAGAGAGGGTAATAACTGTTACCTTTATTCACACCCAGAAACCCTGATTGATAAGAAAGAGATAGGCAAAATGCTAAGGGGTAGAACCATGCAGAAACTAGTTTGTGCCATAGCTGTTGATGAAGTCCACATGATATCAGAATG GGGAAAAGAATTTCGTAAATCATTTTCCAGGCTAGGACAGCTAACTAGCATCTTCCCTAATATACCACACTTAGCACTCACTGCTACATCAACAACAGCTGATTTGAAGCTTCTAAGCAAAACATTAGACTTTAGGGAAACCCATTACATTATTGCAAACCCTGATCATCCTAACATCTTCATGGAAATAAGGAGGAGGTTGCCCAAtataaagaaatttgaaaaatatgatgCTTTGCTTGGAGAAATCAGTCAGGAGTTTGAAGACAAACTTCAAGAATTCCCAGTCACAATTGTTTATTGTGATAATTTAGAGAGTGTAGGCTACAGCTACGCATACATGCATCACACTCTTGGGGAAAGGGCATACTGTGACAAAGATAATCAAACACCTGAAAACAGGATGTTTTCTCAGTATCACAAGGACTatacatcaaaaatgaaaagtcATGTGATAAGTGAACTTTCAAAGCCAAATCCTAGAATCAGATTAATTTTTGCAACTGTTGCCTTGGGAATGGGCTTAAATGTCCCTGCTGTAAACCGAATCATCCATTTCCGACCTCCAACAACAATGGAAAAATATCTACAGGAAATAGGCCGAGCAGGTAGATCAGGTCAACCTGCTACTGCTATCATGTTCTTTAATAACAATGATATTACCTCCAACAGAAAAGGTTTAGACCCTAAAATGAGAGAGTTTGCTTTAAACACCTCTACATGTTTGAGGATACAGATGTTACTGTACTTTGGATTTAAAGAATCCCTGTTTAATGGTCAAAAGGAGTTGTGTTGTGGAAATTGTAGATCATAA
- the LOC125677203 gene encoding uncharacterized protein LOC125677203 isoform X1, with protein MFKYIINSYPGRHKNCSPSATYVREKKPKLKQEWIRRLRNVRADLIVNDSTRVCSEHFQGEFNDSSVPTIFPSKQPVVVKQRRPVVRHLAETACNTEEEFVLDDSTDETKENIVPIVSEKSESAQHPSKFIHQRCNTEQSETESKEIQVGEPSPVMQDACTQVSLPYISPVDLRYNDEKTRFYTGFVSFAMFWHYLNTLVKHGADKLYYWEGEQRCANTPIPAYHQTDGHKPGRKRFLRPADEFLLVCMRQDWVYCKSI; from the coding sequence ATGTTTAAATACATCATCAACAGTTACCCCGGAAGGCATAAAAATTGTTCTCCATCGGCTACCTATgtcagagaaaaaaaacccaaactaAAACAAGAATGGATTCGCAGGCTGAGAAATGTGCGTGCAGATTTAATTGTTAATGACAGTACTAGAGTTTGTTCAGAGCATTTCCAAGGAGAGTTTAATGACTCATCAGTACCTACTATATTTCCATCAAAGCAACCTGTAGTTGTAAAGCAAAGACGACCTGTCGTTAGACATCTTGCAGAAACTGCATGTAACACTGAAGAGGAATTTGTATTGGACGACTCCACAGAcgaaacaaaagaaaacattgtTCCTATTGTGTCGGAAAAAAGTGAAAGTGCTCAACACCCTTCAAAATTCATACATCAAAGATGCAACACTGAACAGAGTGAAACTGAGAGTAAAGAAATCCAAGTTGGAGAACCCTCTCCAGTGATGCAAGATGCTTGTACACAAGTTTCCTTACCATATATCTCACCAGTGGATCTAAGATACAACGATGAGAAAACAAGATTTTACACCGGTTTTGTATCTTTTGCTATGTTCTGGCATTATCTGAACACACTAGTTAAACATGGTGCAGACAAACTTTATTACTGGGAAGGAGAACAAAGATGTGCTAACACACCCATACCAGCTTATCACCAAACTGATGGACACAAACCAGGGAGAAAACGTTTCCTCCGACCAGCAGATGAATTTCTTTTGGTGTGTATGAGACAAGACTGGGTCTATTGCAAGAGCATCTAG